The Manihot esculenta cultivar AM560-2 chromosome 1, M.esculenta_v8, whole genome shotgun sequence genome has a window encoding:
- the LOC110623252 gene encoding receptor-like protein EIX2: MLSGDVPMSLGSQESLISLHLKNNTLQGKIPMSLRNLESLETLDLSMNSFDGFIPWWIGESLSSLKVLSVHSNKFEGEIPLQLCYLASLRILNLANNVMTGTIPNCFGNFTAIAMHEQNGYWDYYTIAGPYLGFVRGYGENMKVYVKGIELEYTRTLQFLYSIDLSGNNFVGEIPQELMNLSGLQNLNLSRNKLDGHIPWNIGKLSSLESLDLSENELSGSIPFSISDLNFLSHLNLSINHLSGRIPTGNQLQTLDDKSIYIGNDGLCGPPLNNCSNDADELPKGHEKGGTTRKDDSEMVWFYSGMGMGFAAGFVGVCSILYFNDSWRCAWFGLVDRVYNKLWVTIAIKANQVKRKFLRNKLEGNA, translated from the coding sequence ATGCTGAGTGGTGATGTTCCAATGTCCTTGGGTTCTCAAGAGTCGCTTATTTCCCTGCATCTGAAAAACAATACTCTGCAAGGAAAGATCCCAATGTCATTAAGGAATCTAGAATCCTTGGAGACTCTTGATCTTAGCATGAATTCTTTTGATGGTTTTATTCCTTGGTGGATAGGTGAGAGCCTATCTTCTCTGAAAGTACTGAGTGTTCACTCCAATAAATTTGAAGGTGAGATTCCTCTGCAGCTTTGTTACCTTGCTTCTCTTCGCATATTGAACTTGGCAAATAACGTGATGACTGGAACCATACCTAATTGTTTTGGCAATTTTACTGCAATTGCTATGCATGAGCAGAATGGGTATTGGGACTATTACACTATTGCTGGACCCTATCTGGGTTTTGTAAGAGGCTATGGTGAGAATATGAAGGTTTATGTCAAAGGAATAGAGCTTGAATATACTAGAACACTTCAATTTCTCTATTCCATTGACCTTTCAGGAAATAACTTTGTTGGAGAAATTCCCCAGGAGTTGATGAATCTTTCAGGTCTACAGAACCTGAACCTATCTAGAAACAAATTGGATGGACATATCCCTTGGAACATCGGCAAGTTAAGCTCACTAGAATCACTTGACTTGTCTGAAAATGAACTTTCTGGCTCTATTCCATTCAGCATTTCTGATTTGAACTTTTTAAGTCACTTGAATTTGTCAATCAATCACTTATCTGGACGAATTCCAACGGGAAACCAACTTCAGACTTTGGATGACAAATCCATCTACATCGGCAACGATGGACTTTGTGGACCTCCATTGAATAACTGTTCAAACGATGCAGATGAATTGCCTAAAGGTCATGAAAAAGGTGGCACTACGAGGAAAGATGACTCTGAAATGGTTTGGTTCTACAGTGGTATGGGAATGGGATTTGCGGCTGGATTTGTTGGAGTTTGTAGCATCTTGTACTTCAACGACTCATGGAGGTGTGCTTGGTTTGGGTTAGTTGACAGAGTCTACAACAAGCTTTGGGTAACAATTGCAATCAAGGCAAATCAAGTGAAGAGAAAATTTCTCAGAAACAAATTAGAAGGAAATGCATGA